One window from the genome of Gimesia aquarii encodes:
- a CDS encoding tetratricopeptide repeat protein, which translates to MDHKPKSSSRIPTLLLVLVFMGVLFFPASAWWNHYQTERLKKKSQELLKSEKWGAAETTARKWTDRAPNNSDAWLTLAEAYRKQNKFAETANALGRLSNSDPRILKTLALRTDLLLSELHDPIKTIETCNRILKIDPKVDRARQRLIYIYSMMLLRLKMVDQIREAIKLNCEPPEAYVYLLLSDSLNFSNGPPLINSWLKNDPNNEDLQVALAIYIARSSSDQSLQMNDSNFISGGDLSLINECLKKYPHNREVLAYFIKNALEKGNLDHVAELLESAPEDAEQDSRFWRFKGRYLALKNQLNPAEDSFSQALKLNPYDWRTRLGLAEILRRKGKLTEAKKMAQIGNQGKTFSKQLIQLKNPNSIDRELLEKIEQYAQECGDLNVVTAIQNRLSKSR; encoded by the coding sequence ATGGATCACAAACCAAAATCTTCAAGCCGCATCCCAACACTTTTGTTGGTCCTGGTGTTTATGGGAGTCCTTTTTTTTCCCGCCTCAGCCTGGTGGAACCATTACCAGACAGAACGTTTGAAAAAAAAGAGTCAGGAACTGTTAAAATCAGAGAAATGGGGAGCCGCTGAAACCACAGCGAGAAAATGGACGGATCGAGCCCCCAATAATTCTGATGCCTGGCTGACACTGGCAGAAGCATATCGCAAACAAAATAAATTCGCGGAAACAGCCAATGCTTTGGGACGATTAAGTAATTCCGACCCGAGAATTTTAAAGACTCTTGCCTTGAGAACGGACCTACTTCTTTCAGAACTGCATGATCCCATCAAAACAATTGAGACGTGTAACCGAATTCTAAAAATTGATCCCAAAGTGGATCGTGCCCGCCAACGTCTCATTTATATCTATTCAATGATGTTACTTCGTTTAAAAATGGTGGATCAAATCAGAGAAGCAATTAAGTTAAATTGTGAGCCACCTGAAGCCTATGTGTACCTCCTGCTTTCAGATTCTCTTAACTTCAGCAATGGTCCTCCACTCATCAACTCCTGGTTAAAGAACGATCCGAACAACGAGGACCTGCAAGTGGCATTGGCAATTTATATTGCGCGAAGTAGCAGCGATCAATCTCTGCAAATGAATGATTCGAATTTCATTTCAGGGGGAGATCTGTCTTTGATTAATGAATGCCTTAAAAAATATCCTCATAACCGGGAAGTACTCGCCTATTTTATCAAGAACGCTCTTGAAAAAGGAAATCTGGACCATGTCGCTGAGTTGCTTGAAAGTGCACCTGAAGATGCTGAACAAGACAGTCGATTCTGGAGATTCAAAGGACGTTATCTTGCCTTAAAAAATCAACTCAATCCGGCAGAAGATTCGTTTAGCCAGGCACTTAAATTAAATCCCTATGATTGGCGTACAAGACTCGGTTTGGCAGAAATTCTGCGTAGAAAGGGAAAGCTCACTGAAGCTAAGAAAATGGCACAGATCGGAAATCAGGGAAAAACGTTTTCGAAACAGCTCATTCAACTGAAAAACCCGAATTCCATCGATCGCGAGTTATTAGAAAAAATAGAACAGTACGCACAAGAATGTGGTGATCTTAACGTAGTAACCGCAATTCAAAATAGACTGAGCAAATCTCGTTAG